The Ciona intestinalis chromosome 9, KH, whole genome shotgun sequence genome contains the following window.
attttacagtaggatgggagaagacgacacctttagcacatattatccaaatatcctgatcaggttttaaataattaacggtggtgtatgggagtcatgTTCTATATTGCctagaatgttctttgtttactaccaaatgggacaagaaattagaatgaaatgaaaaggtggccatcttctcccacccagTATAACTGAGAAGCCAAATTAATGTCTTGTCATCTTGAAGTCATAAATTTTTTAGTATAAACAGCAGAAGTGTGTATGCGTGTAAAATGACTGTCCACAAAAACAACACTTAATTTCAACACACCTTCACTTGTTGCAGAGCGTTCTTCTGAGCTTTATAATCTTTCTCAATTTCTTTACGTAGTTCTTCAGGTAAAGCATCAAGAAAACTTGTGTTTATTGAATCATTCTGTAAAACAAGAACAATTTACctctataaaaataacattctgAATGCGATGGAATTAGCAAAACACtagggcacaaggtgtataaaacagaacacccatgttgtacCCATGGTTTTTTggccatgccaggataaagcaagttacattcattttttcatttagaCGTATAAGCAGACTGGGTAAACCTAGCTTAAATCCTAGGCCCTGTAAGGACctcacaaataaaaatataattataacattttaaatacatacCCAATCACCAAATacacaaattaaaactgcTTAACCAATAGAATATTAAATAGTACCTTGGCAGTATCATTAGTCTCACATTTTTCTTCTCTTAAATCAAATGCTTGTTCAGTTTTGGCAACTTTATTTTGGCAATCTGTTTTTACTGTTGATTCCATTTCTTGATTTCCATAAACAGCTGAATCGATTTTCTTTTCAGGCGTTATAATCTGCATATCAGATGATTTTCTGCAGCaagcagaaaaaaatgtgttagtTGGAgcattttttttcaacttttaaaaaaaattaacctttttcctttttttataaactgttgaATTGAGAGTCGAGATTTGGATAAGCTAGAGGTTGAAGTTAAGGTGGAAAGTTGGATTCCTATACCTCTCAAGTCTGTTACATTCAACTgtaaaagcatatttacaattaagaatatatttaaagaatggGGTAACATTATTAGACCCCGACCGATATTGCTTTTTTCaaaccgataccgatattttgtaaatttcagttGCCGATAACCGATATTTTAATGCACCTAAAAAACTTGACTGATTAAAACGGAAAATCTGATATAGCTGATAAAAATCAACCAACAggattaattattattaattacgTTGCTGGCCGTCTGGTTACTAAGCTCCGTAATATCGGCCGTTTTTTGCCCTTGCCGATAATCGGTAAATCCCCCAAAATGCGGTCCATATATCGGCTAACCGATAATCGGTCGTGCTCTaaacattattataataatcAACTGTTTGGAAAAGTGATAGTGGTTGGTGTGCCTGACTTAAGCCCAGAAATTACAGGTCTGTGGCtggatgctgctaccattggtggcatgtgtgtctttgggcaagacacttctTGGCAATTattccaacccaatggtcctTAATGGTTTATCTACATTTTCAGacaaacactaaaaaaaaaaaaaaaaaaatcaccgaCAAATATACACATGTGATAGCTCGTAAGCAGACCCAAAGTGTATGACATAGAACATTGTGTCATAGCGACTGTCCTTGCTCCATCACGCCAAGatgaataaattacattcagtCATTCAGTAAATCTCAGCTTTTTTGAATTAGCAAAATTGATTTTACATACTTGCAGAGATTTCATTAATGTTATTCCCTCTCTtcctatgatgtcacaatcatcAGTGTATTCGTTTAAATTCTTACTCCGAGAAATAGAATTGCAAACCCCGTGACCTTTAAACTTTGCTGTTTCTACAGGGGCATCGGAATGTCGTACCATCACTtttaaagtgatttttttGCCAGATAAGCCAGTTTTCTTTAGTCTGCTGCTTACCTATATGATAAAGCataatcataaaataaaaattttaacaaaaaagcaaaagaaCAGCAGTCAGATTAGTTTTCAAGactgtagttttattatttcagaGTTTCCTTCAAAATTTTCTAGAATTATTGGTTCTTAATAGGCCGGTATAATCTAAAGGTTGTTaggtaatttttaacattttagatttatttgggaataattaaaaaaaataaaaaaggaatatTTGATGAAAGCTGGTTAAGAAAAGGTTAAGAAACACTTTCTGTGCAGTTATGGTATATCCACAAATCAAAAATTTCTGAATAAATTCACTCAGCTAACTTCATTAGAAAGATTGTTGAGAAAGGTTTTCATTTCATCCTCAGTTTTGAGTCGTATCCCATAATTAACATCAGCAGATACTGACTTTCTTTCCTTGGACTGACACACCTTTACAAAAGATGGatgcaattaaaatataaaactatttttcaaaatactcctttaaaagtaatttcatacagtaaaatgaataaacaacatttcttAACATTCATTTTAACATGCATGTCttatttcacacacctcatgccacatatgagttaccacacgcataactttgtgagtgatcttttgctttttttgacaatttgaacaacattGAGTATCAAACCTGGTATCCCTTTGGTAACAATGTGATCACCCAGTCACTGTACCAAGGCACCAGTATAAACCACCATTGATGAACTTGTATATTCATATTGCCATACTGTAACTGgtaaactatatatttcaCCATATACCTCTCTCTCATCTATTCCTTTTGATAATTCATGGAGTTTTTGACCAGTTTTGTTCCCGAATTCCTTTTTTAGTAAGTCTGGGTGAATTTTCTGTAGCTCTCCGCATGTGCTTGCACCTAATTCTCTTAATCTTGAAGCTGAAATGATTGGTTTGATGAATGCATTTTTCAATGGTTATCAGTAGTATAAACAGAATATCTAAGTAAATTACTTTACTAAAATAATCAATGTAAAAGTATCATAtttggtgttttaacaaaaaatcctATAATTTAAGTCGTGTCTTTCCAAACTAGGGGTCGCAACCCGGGAAGGGGTCACATAACGAACTTCAGGGTCATCGAGAGTATAACAATGTTACACAAAGTACCGCATATATTTAACCGTcacagaaaattttaaaagattaaaatggGTCATGAGCAAAAAAGTCTAgactctgctaccattgtgggcatgtgtgtctttgggcaagacactcaacagcaattgctttaacagACTGGTCACTTATGGTTTGTCTAAAGAagtattcatattttttgatCTGATTAAATTCTCTCGCGTTACCCcaagaaaaaagaaatattggtACCTGTGGCACGACCAACACCAGGCAGATCTTTCACTGGGAGGTCTCTGATAAATTCCTCAGCTTGCTGAAGTGTGACTTCATGTTGCCCATTTGGTTTGCCCAGCCTAGTTGCCATTCTTGCTAGAGCAATATTTGGACCAATGCCTGTATTTagacaaaaattgaaaaccagatattataaaaatagcatgcattgaaaaatgttgaaattttGGGGAATCAATTAGTTCAGAgctgtggcatagtggttaccGTCTGCCTCTAGGTAAGGGGTTAAAGGTGCAAGTCtagacgctgctaccattgtgggcatatgtgttttTTGACAAGTCACTTAACGTCAACTGGGAGTCaaccacaaaataacatacttggtaacttgtaagttggcacaagatgtatgaacacccgtgttataacgactgtcgttttcctgccactcgattgataaagtaagttacattttttcaggTGTGGTCACTTATAGttcgtttaaaacaatttatccatatttttttacctgcagAAGCATTACACCCAGTTGCGTCTAATATTTTTCCTCTTATATTTTGTGCGATAACTTGTGGGGTGAGACTTGTGTCTTCGACAAGTTGTGTGACATCAAGTAATGCTTCATCACAACTAACTGCTTCCAAGGATTGTGTGTATGATGCAAGGACAGTGTATAACTTCTGTGAGATATCCTTATATGCCTCAAAGTCATAAGGTATAGCTCTGTAATATAAGATGGTTGCCATGAGTTATTTCTGATTATCAAATTTGTACACAGAATAACACGCGTGACAATTTTCtgcttaaaacaaaactgcagTGACATTGCCCTAAATTATGACATGAAATTGGAAAGTATAAAACCGCTGTGCCACAACAAGGGTTTTGTAAAactatcaatttaaaaaaaatgatccCTTTTTGTTGCTAACGtaatgtataaacaaaatttgaactATTCATTTatgtctaaaaatattttttattattcaatcttttaaaaactttttcaacTTACATAAGATCTGGACAGAGTTCTTTAGCTCTTCCATAGAACATCCCATTTCGAAGTCCAGCCGCTCTTGCTTCATAACTACAAGATGCAATCTCGGAATATGAAGGAACTGTGTTGGCTTTACTTGCACTGCCAGATGCTTGTCCATCACtttaaatagattaaaaaataaacagtgttACAActcaaaaatgaaaaaaaaccgAAGATTTGTATAATTGAGAAATGgctcaatatttttattaaaaccaagtTTCTGTATAATCACCTGCAAAGTAACACAATTGGTAACAAGTAAGCAGGCAcagagtgtatgaaacagaacacccatgtaatAAAGAGTGTCGTTGACCGGCTACCcaaggataaaaaaattaagtttatacATTTTCCAGTAAAGAACTTTTACCTCGGATTGCTGGGTCCAACTGGATTGCTGGGAAATTTCTGTTCAAAGTTTTTTCCGAGCTTCTCTTTGTAATAActcctttcaaagtttgggtCTGTTCCCGGTCGTTGTTTATGCTCCGAAGGTGTTGAGCTAGAGTGATGCGTCACCGCTACAGGACGTCCTTTTAAATGAGGTCTGGACAGAAGACCAACAGAGACGAAGAAACAGTCCATGTCTATATGCATGATCACTTTACCATTTAACAGCAAGTTACCTGAAATtagaaaattatgtttaagaAAAATTATGGTAAAAAGTGGAAAACatgaattttgttgttttttaaatgctacCTTTTTGCTCTTTCGTCAATTTCAATAATTCTTCTTTTCCAGTAAGAGGTTGATTGTTTTGTGACAGTGACCTTAAAATGGAAACTAGATTAAAACACAGCCATTAAAAGCGTGATCATAACTAAATCTACAAACCTTACAAAATCAGCTAGATCATTTTTCCAAGTTGAGATAAAATGAAGCCTTGAATTTGCATAGAATTCATCTAAAAATCCAGAGTCCGTTGTTGCTGCTATTTTGCTGTAAATAAATTGTactacattttattatttgcaaAAATGAACAGTTtgaattatttcattttcttctaactgcatattaacttttttattcaattttagcAAGTCAGTCTGTGTTCATCATATTGGCCGTAACAGCCAGCCAGTcacgttttttaaattggcactcttttccacacttttttatccatatcgtgttttatcaactgtcgttttgctgttaattcccttttttgtttttttaaataatatgatctttgctgtcgtttttgaaaaaaataaataaaaattctgtTATTAATATGTATGTTACCTTGTTCGTGAATTAGCTTGTTGGTTTACATGGTTGGCAACTACTGTAGAGCATTGAGGTGTATTTTCACCTGCCTCTGGTTTTACTTGTGGTGTCGTGTCTTCAATACATTTCGAGGTGGATGGGTTAGAACTAGGATTCACTTTATCTGAATGAAGGACAAAAACCTAATTTTTACTGGACTTATATACCTGgataaaacaatgtaaacaGAAAAATCATGTCGTAAAGGAAATTTTCAAAGTCATTTTACTTGTGCAACTAACTAGTGAAAAATAAGTTTAGATAAAATTGGaaactcttttaaaatatattttgaatctttttatttgtgaactacactttaaaaataaagttacataaaaaAGCTAGGCCTATGTAAATAGggttattctattttatgtgggtgaggtcccacagaGTGGCACACTGGCACACCATTggtcctgggatttaggccaactGAAAAAAGCGTCAAGTAATTCACCTTCCTTTTTGCTTGTCAGTATTTTCTGCCTTGAAACCGAAGAATTAGCCACAAGTAAGTAAGGTTGAATTGGCAGCAAAGTCCCCGCAGTGATGCTTTCAACTATCCACTCAGGTCGGACAATTTTTTGGTTTGGTTTCAAATCTTTTGCTTTGGCACGAGGCAAGTTGGAAGCTATCACATGCGTAGTGTAGTTGCTGTGATATATAATGGATGAGTGGGGGGATTATAGGAAACTTTTAttaacacaggggaggcagagCTATTTTgtcatacatttttttaaaacaaattgtgacAAGgcttttattctgtatggttgaGGTCCTAGGAATTAGGGCAGATGTGGCCCAAGACCCCCAAAACAAAGTTTACTAATTAGTGTACAGCAGAAAATTTTAGGGTAGGCGTGCCTACTCTGCccccccaggtttggtgcctatgagTGGCATAAACAACAATTGGCAAAAAGATATGAATATGCAGTGTTTTATGCTacatttttttcctatttaaGCACAGAATACATACATGCATTATTAATGCAATCATTGGACCACTcacttgatttaaaataaatacaaagcttaaaatgaataaaaaaagcataaaaaaagcaaacaactCATTCAGTTATTTATCATACATACAACACTTTTGACTTGTTTACTATAAATAGAAACTCACCTGTTATAGTAAGCATGATATTTTCCACCATGTTTTGCCATCAATGTTTTCAGTTCATCTGCAGTAGGATTCGTGTATCCATTCACATGTATtgcaactttattaaaaatggaCGACAACTGTTCATTTCGCGAGCTTTTTTCTTGAAATTGTTTCTcaagtttttgtattttt
Protein-coding sequences here:
- the LOC100178366 gene encoding DNA repair protein REV1-like isoform X2, giving the protein MGGRGIFKVMSDDGWSSMGGYMEAKIQKLEKQFQEKSSRNEQLSSIFNKVAIHVNGYTNPTADELKTLMAKHGGKYHAYYNSNYTTHVIASNLPRAKAKDLKPNQKIVRPEWIVESITAGTLLPIQPYLLVANSSVSRQKILTSKKEDKVNPSSNPSTSKCIEDTTPQVKPEAGENTPQCSTVVANHVNQQANSRTSKIAATTDSGFLDEFYANSRLHFISTWKNDLADFVRSLSQNNQPLTGKEELLKLTKEQKGNLLLNGKVIMHIDMDCFFVSVGLLSRPHLKGRPVAVTHHSSSTPSEHKQRPGTDPNFERSYYKEKLGKNFEQKFPSNPVGPSNPSDGQASGSASKANTVPSYSEIASCSYEARAAGLRNGMFYGRAKELCPDLIAIPYDFEAYKDISQKLYTVLASYTQSLEAVSCDEALLDVTQLVEDTSLTPQVIAQNIRGKILDATGCNASAGIGPNIALARMATRLGKPNGQHEVTLQQAEEFIRDLPVKDLPGVGRATASRLRELGASTCGELQKIHPDLLKKEFGNKTGQKLHELSKGIDEREVSSRLKKTGLSGKKITLKVMVRHSDAPVETAKFKGHGVCNSISRSKNLNEYTDDCDIIGREGITLMKSLQLNVTDLRGIGIQLSTLTSTSSLSKSRLSIQQFIKKGKRKSSDMQIITPEKKIDSAVYGNQEMESTVKTDCQNKVAKTEQAFDLREEKCETNDTAKNDSINTSFLDALPEELRKEIEKDYKAQKNALQQVKKPEPSSASNSPTKSLLQQSTSRGQSSKRGRPTGSKSRRKVSRKVVKKSPVKKMLPLKAVTSPNKLITDMFSKIPKKEVGKVDPVAKRSLEDDVTICEGKNDNTKTERKISKPSLGGATTTAEVRDVIRKWTRAYSQEFPLDSDIEDIINYLCTLVNHVRNLESTELILRTIRRYIGFVIEQNENVEMQTAWLVAYSQILCAVNKKVENLYGGAQFQLPSLHLP
- the LOC100178366 gene encoding DNA repair protein REV1-like isoform X1; protein product: MGGRGIFKVMSDDGWSSMGGYMEAKIQKLEKQFQEKSSRNEQLSSIFNKVAIHVNGYTNPTADELKTLMAKHGGKYHAYYNSNYTTHVIASNLPRAKAKDLKPNQKIVRPEWIVESITAGTLLPIQPYLLVANSSVSRQKILTSKKEDKVNPSSNPSTSKCIEDTTPQVKPEAGENTPQCSTVVANHVNQQANSRTSKIAATTDSGFLDEFYANSRLHFISTWKNDLADFVRSLSQNNQPLTGKEELLKLTKEQKGNLLLNGKVIMHIDMDCFFVSVGLLSRPHLKGRPVAVTHHSSSTPSEHKQRPGTDPNFERSYYKEKLGKNFEQKFPSNPVGPSNPSDGQASGSASKANTVPSYSEIASCSYEARAAGLRNGMFYGRAKELCPDLIAIPYDFEAYKDISQKLYTVLASYTQSLEAVSCDEALLDVTQLVEDTSLTPQVIAQNIRGKILDATGCNASAGIGPNIALARMATRLGKPNGQHEVTLQQAEEFIRDLPVKDLPGVGRATASRLRELGASTCGELQKIHPDLLKKEFGNKTGQKLHELSKGIDEREVCQSKERKSVSADVNYGIRLKTEDEMKTFLNNLSNEVSSRLKKTGLSGKKITLKVMVRHSDAPVETAKFKGHGVCNSISRSKNLNEYTDDCDIIGREGITLMKSLQLNVTDLRGIGIQLSTLTSTSSLSKSRLSIQQFIKKGKRKSSDMQIITPEKKIDSAVYGNQEMESTVKTDCQNKVAKTEQAFDLREEKCETNDTAKNDSINTSFLDALPEELRKEIEKDYKAQKNALQQVKKPEPSSASNSPTKSLLQQSTSRGQSSKRGRPTGSKSRRKVSRKVVKKSPVKKMLPLKAVTSPNKLITDMFSKIPKKEVGKVDPVAKRSLEDDVTICEGKNDNTKTERKISKPSLGGATTTAEVRDVIRKWTRAYSQEFPLDSDIEDIINYLCTLVNHVRNLESTELILRTIRRYIGFVIEQNENVEMQTAWLVAYSQILCAVNKKVENLYGGAQFQLPSLHLP